A window of Microbacterium sp. Root61 genomic DNA:
ACGACTTGAGGGACGAGACGGGCACCGCCAGCACGCCCTGGAAGGGCGCCGGATCGACCGCGACGGTCGCGACAGATGCTCCGACTCCGGCGATCTTCTGAGCGATCAGTCCGCCGAACGAGTGGCCGACGACGGCAGGCTTGGTGGTGAGCGCCGCGATCGCGTCGAGATAGTGATCGGTCACTTCCTGAACCATCTTCTCGGCGAACGCGTCAGGATTCGCCCGCGCGTCCTCGATCGACTCGGGATCATCGGGCCATCCCGGCGCGATCGTCGTGAATCCGGCTTCCTCGAAGCGGGCGCGCCAGCGGTCCCAGCTGCTGGAGAGCAGCCAGAGCCCGTGGACGAAGACGACGGGGCGCAGTCCCGATTGGTTGGCTCGTTCGACTTCGGCGAGTTCGTGAGCGGTAAGCGACATGGGGGTCTCCTCATCCTGGATGAACACGACCCAGCGTCCTCCGCACGCGAAGCCGCGACATCCGTCGCCCGTACCTAGATTGGCGTGCGGTGCGCGCTAACTCCGTCCATATCGGGCGGATGCCGAGGCGCGGAGACCGGCGCGAGCGTACGGTCGTGGCATGGATCTGACACTGAGTGGAAGCGTCGCGGTAGTGACCGGCGCGAGTCGAGGCATCGGCGTGGCGGTGACCCGTTCACTGTTGCGCGAAGGGTGCAAGGTGATCGGGATCGCGCGCGGGTCGATGCCAGAGGATGAGGATCTTCGGAATCACGCCGGCTTCTCCTACCTGCGCGCGGATCTCTCGGACCTGGACGCGATCGAGGCTCTTGCTGCGGTACTCCCGGGCCGCATCGACGTGCTCGTGAACAATGTCGGATCTGCACCGCCGCGTCCGGGCGGATTCGGCAGCATCGCGGATCGGGATTGGCTCAGCACGCTCACACTGAATCTGCTCGCGGCGGTTCGAATGACCCGCACCGTCCTGCCGCGTATTCCTCCCGGAGGTGCCGTCGTGAATGTCGCTTCGGAGAACTCGAAGCTCGCGGACCCTCTGGTGATGGACTACAGCGCGGCCAAGGCCGGCCTGCTGAGCTTCACGAAGTCCCTGTCGAAGGAGCTCGGACCGAAGGGCGTGCGAGTGAACTCCATCAGTCCGGGTCCGGTGGCGACGGATCTGTGGCTCGGCGCCGGGGGCGTCGCCGAGCAGGTCGCGGCCGCGACCGGCGGGCGCGCGGAGCAGGTGCGCGCCGGAGCCGAGAGCGCGATGCCGACAGGCCGCTTCACCCGCCCCGAAGAAGTCGCTGACCTCATCGCCGTCCTGGCCAGTCCGCGATTCGGGAACGTGACAGGGTCCGACTTCGTCATCGACGGCGGGATGCGCCCCACGATCTGAGTCCGCCGGATCAGTGCCGAGGGAGGCCGGCGCACACCATCTCGGTCGTGGCCAGAGTGTCGTAGCTGAGGGTCGGGCATCGACCCGCACGCTGCCTACCGGATCACAGCTCGACCGGAGGCGCCGGCTCCGTCTCGGCGACCTCGGGGTGACGGGCGAGGTTGATGATCGCGGCCACCAGTCCACCCCACACGGTGACCATGGCGATGATCATCATGACGATTGCTGTCGTGGTCATGAACGTGCTCCGCTCTCCGTCGCCGCGGGCAGGTGGACTGCGCCGGTCTCGGGGTCGGGATCGTATTGCTCATCGAGAAGGAACTCGTCGTACTCGGGGTCGTCCTTCGCATGCGACCGGGCACTCCACGGCAGCAGGGACAGCAGGATCGCGAGCACCACGAGGGCGACCACCATCCCCCAGCCGAAGATTGCGACGAACCAGACCGGGTAGCCGCTGTACGGCTCAGAGATCTTCGATACGAGCTCGCTGATGAACAGATAGCCGAGCACGATCGGGGCGAGCACCGCGAGCAGCAGTCTCCACAGGATGCCGACGCGGAAACTCGATCGAGTGTTGAGGTGGATCTGCAGCGCGGGCAGCTTGTGCAGGATCCAGGCGACGACGACGATGGCCACGAGCGCGACCGCCATGATGCCGAACGCGTTGACGAAGGCATCCGCCGTATCGAGCACGGTCAGGGCGGTGGTCGTCGAGAACAGGGCGATCGAGACGATCGCGAGCGGAATCGACACTGTGAGCGTCGTGCGGATACGCGCCCACCCGAGCTTGTCCTGCAAAGCCGCCACGATCACTTCGAGAATGGAGATGAGCGAGGTGATGCCGGCGAAGACCAGCGCCCCGAAGAACAGCACGCCGATGATCGATCCGCCTGTGGCCTGGGAGACGATCGTGGGGAACGCGATGAACGCGAGGCCGATGCCGGATGTCGCCACCCCTGACACCTCGGTGCCCTGCGCGTGGGCCATGAAGCCGAGCGCGGCGAAGACACCGATGCCCGCCAGGATCTCGAAACCCGAGTTGGCGAAGGCTACGACCAGGCCCGAACCGGTGAGGTCGGTCTTGCGCTTGAGGTACGACGCGTAGGTCACCATGATGCCGAACGCGACGGACAGCGAGAAGAAGATGTGCCCATATGCCGACGCCCACACGGCGGGGTCGGCGAGCGCCTCCCAGTTCGGCGTGAAGAACGCGTTGAGCCCGTCCATCGCGCCGGGAAGGAACAGAGCCTGCACCACGAGGATCGCGAACATGACGGTCAGAAGCGGCATGAGCACCAGATTCGCGCGGCCGATGCCCCGTTTGACCCCCAGCGCCATGATCCCGATCACGACGACCCAGACCGCGACCAGAGGAAGGCCGACCTGAGGCAGGAACGTCGTCGAAAGGCCGCCTTCGGCGACATCCGCCGTCTGAAGGAAATCGCCGAGGAAGAACTCCTGCTCTTTGCCCGGCCCCCAGGCGAGCTGCGCCGAGAACCAGGTGTACATGCCGGCCCACGCGATGATGACCGCGTAGTACACCGCGATCACGACGCAAATCAGTACCTGCCACCATCCGAGCGCCTCGGCTGCCGGATGCATGCGACGGAACGCGAGGGGCGCGGATCCCCGGAAGCGGTGACCGATCGCGTAGTCCAGGAACAGCAACGGGATGCCTGCCGTCAGCAGCGCGCACAGGTAGGGGATGAGGAAGGCGCCGCCCCCACCCTCGTACGCGACGTAGGGGAACCGCCAAATGTTCCCGAGGCCCACGGCGGAACCGATCGCCGAAAGGATGAACACGTTCCGCGAGCCGAATGCCTCGCGTTTGTGGGTCTGCATCGTTGCGGTCGCCATGCCGCGACCCTACCCGGGCGCGACGGAAATGTCAGGGCGGCGAGCCCTTCGCCGGAGGAACCGCCGCGCAGCCGACGAACGCTCCCCGACGGCAGGTCAGACGAGCGGTTCGGAGCTGTCCGTCTCGAGAACGCAGGAGCCGGCATCGACGTCGGCCGCTGCCGCGTCCGCTCGCTCGGTCGCCGCGAGGGTGCGCGTGAACAGCAGCAGCCACCCCACCACGAGGCCGGCGCAGACCATCTCGTGCGTGGCCAGAGTGTAGTAACTGAGCCAGAACAAGATGGCGGAGAAGACGATGCCGATCGCAACCGCGACGCCGAGCGCGATCATCGCCCACGGAAGGCACGGCAGCACCCACCGCAGACCGAGCAGGAGAGCTCCGAACACCACTGCCATCCCGATGGCGAAGACGTTGTGACCCACCTGGCTGGTGGTGACCGGCACCACGGCCGCACCGATGAAACACCCCGCGAGCATGAGGAACACCACGTACACGATGAGCTCCCGTGCGCGAGTCACTCGGGGCTCGGTGCGCGCCCACCGCGCCAGGCTCGTGAGCAGGTACAGCGCGAGCAGCGCTGTCACCCCACCCGCGATGAGCAGCGTGGCGTTGAAGACGGCCGCCGTGACACCACCTTGACCGCCGAGCTCGCTGAAGTTGAGGCGGTACCAGTCGTCGTCGCGGGTCGTCGCAGCGCTCACCGCGAACCCGGTAGCCACGACCGCGAACAACAACACCACGAGCCGCGTCGCGGTGACATGGGCGGCGACCGCGAACGCGGTGTAGCCCGAAGCGCCGGCCACGAGGGCGACGATCATGGTCGCCGTCAGGGTGTCGACGGCAGCGCCGGGCCAGATCAGCGACGCCATGTCGAACAGCATCCATTGCAGCATTCCGAACACTGCGGCCAGTGAGATCGCCACCGCGGAGGTCATCCACGCCCGCCGCGCGCGCGTGCCGCCCATCAGCCACGCCTGCCTCGGATCGCGGGCCGCGAGTCGATAGCTCACCGATGCAGCGGCGAGGGTGATGGATGCCGCGACCGCGATTCCTCCGGCTGCGACCGACGCGCCCTCCCACACAGGTACCGCGCGACCCCAGTACCCCACCGCTCCGCCGGCAAGCCCGACGCCGAACGCGAGTGTCGCCACCACGATCGCGCGCGCCTCCGTGCGCGCAGCGAAGCGCCGCGTCTCGAGCACCCCCTTACGGTGCAGCCGTGTCTCGACCCGCATCGCGGCAGCCTCGAGGCGGGCTCCCTGCGTCCACGCACCGCGTGTCATGGCCTGATTGTCCACCCATCGCGGCCGATTCGGGATAGGCCCGTTGAAGGGTGCGTCCGCAAGCGGGTCTTCGGCGATCGCCGAGACCGGGCTCACAAGGAACCCGGTCTCGGAAGCTGTTCCTATTCAGATGAAACGGGAGCCTAGGGATTGCGACATCGATGTCGCAATCCCCGGTGGCTTCCCCTACTCAACCGGCTTTCTGCTCGGCCATGAAGGCAATGGAGTCAGGTGACCGCAGGCTGGCGGTTGGTGGCTGTACGGTCTTCTCCACGACCGTGAAGTCGAGATAGCCAAGGCGTGCGAGGGGGCGCATTTTCGCGATGTCCAGCATCCCGTCAGTGAGAAAGTCCTCGTCGATATGGATACCGATCACACGGGCAATCAGCAAGTGGGTGGATGACTCTGGAGTCCGTCCCGGAAGATAGATCGACTGCTGAAGTTCGCATTCGAATTTGACCGGGGCACCTGCGACAAGAGGGGGCGCGATAAGCCTCGACGGAGTGGACTCCAGGTTCGCGTACTCGAACTCGTCCACGGCTGGAGGGAGATCATGATTCGTCATGACCATCTCATCGAAATGGCGCTCGGTCGCCATGCTCCAGCCCAATTGGCCGGTAGCCATCGCGTTCGCCGCCGTGTCTTTCGGGCGGCCGTCCGGCTGACAGTTCACCGCCACGGAGATGGTCGGCGGGTCCCACGTGACGTTCTGAAACTGGCTGTACGGGGCAAGATTCGGCACTCCGTCGGTGTCGACTGTCGATATCCAGCCGATCGGGCGTGGCACGCAGCTCGCCTTGAACGGGTTGTACGGCAGCCCGCTTGTTTCCGTGTCAGTTTCGTAGAACATTCAAACTTCCTTCTGCTGAGGTTTCGTTCCGGCCCAATTCCGAGTTGGTACGGATTTGCGCGCAGCCAGCCCACCACCCAAAGCAACGTCGGGTGCGCGGAATGCGTAGAACTCCCATGAGCGTCGAGGTTTCTGCACGCCTTCGTGGAGTCACTCCGTTAGTTGTAGCACAGGCGAGTTTGCCTACGCCACAAACGACCTCGGTGGATGCCCGAAAGGGGTGCGAATAGCGGATTTTTTACGCCTGATCGTTGGAGCTTGGCGCTCGACAAAGATTGCACTATCACCCAGGTCACCACGAAGCCCTAGCTGCCGTTGGGTTCACACGTCCTGAGCGACGCCTTCATCGAGCACGCGGAGCTCCGCGGACGGCACGAGATTCGGCATTGGCTGCGAGGATTGCGCCTGGATTCGCTTCCCGCAGGGCGGCGGCCGGGTCGCCCCTCGGGCGGGAGGTGAATCCCAATTCGTTGTCCCGCCGACGACGACCGGTGCGAACGTGCGGTGGCGGAGCGGTGGAATATGCGCAAAGTACGCGGTCGACGCCTCCGCCATCGGGGCCGCCCCACACCTGCCGCCGATCGAAGCTCAGTCGGCGGATGAATCTGCGTCGTCGTCGCGTGGCGGCGTCGGCACTTCCCACTGGCCGAAGAGCCGCAGCCCTGCAGCCGCGGCGAGCGCATTCGACGCCGCGTTGTCGACCTGGCAGCGGTACTGCAGCTCGAGCCCGAGATCGCTCGCGTGGCCCGCCATGGCACGAACGAGACGACGCCCGTACCCGTGGCCGCGCTCATCCGTGAGCGTGAGTACGCCGAAGTCGGCGAGGGTCGAGCCCCGCCACGGGTAGGTGCTGGCGGCACTCACGAGCCGGTCTTCGACGATGACGCCGAACGCCGCCCAATCTTCGAGATCGACCTGGGCGTCGTCACGGTCCTGCTCGGACGCTCGCGCCTCGAATGCCTCGAACAGCTCACGATCGCCGGCGGTCAGCTGGCGAACGATCCCGGGCGCCGACGCGGTCTCCGCCTCGGCCTCGTAGCCCTCGGGGAAGTAGTAGAGGTTGTCCGCGCCGTGGAGCTGCACTCCGGCTTCGGCGAGGGCACTCCGCACGCGGGCTTCGTCGAGCGGGGATGAATCCGTGCGCGTACCGTCGCATTCCAGAGCGTCGGCGACCTCCGCGCTCAGCGCGATCGCAGTATGGGAGTCCGACGCAGTGCGGAGAACGGTGACACGTTCTCCCTCGTCGAGCGTCGGGTTCACGATCAAGCTCAGACGTTGGTCGGAGTAGGTGAGCCGACCGGCGAACGGCTGCTTCCAGAATTCGGTGACGGCGTGGGAGAAGCGGGTCACGAGCGTGCCTCCGTCGGGGTAGAGTCGGATGAATCTGACATGTCTGCCAGATTTGACAGCCTATGACACTTTGAGGATCGATGCCTGTGGTCGCGCTGAAGCTCTCATCGCGCGAGATCGCCCGTCAGGCGATTCGCGACAGAATCCAGCAGGTCGCGGAGATGCTCTTCGCCGAGCACGGGTACCGCGACACGACCGTTGGCGCCATCGCCACAGGCGTCGGGATCTCGGAGCGCACCTTCTTCCGCTACTTCGCGACGAAAGACGACCTCCTCTTCTGGAGCTTCGCCGCCGATACGCAGTGGGTGATCGACACGATCGATGCCCATCCGGTGAGTGACGATACCTGGGACACTCTGCACGCCGTCGTGCAGGCAGCCCTTGGCCGGCTCAACGAAGAAGCACAGCGGAGGGCGGCGCTGTTTCAGAGGATCGCCGCCGAGTCCCCCCATGTCTCCGCGGCCTACCTCACTCATCTCCAAGCGTTTCAGCGTCGCATCGCGGAAGCACTCTGGCTCCGCAGTCGGTCCAACCTCGGCAGCGAAGCGAGCGACCGGATCACGGAGGGCCGGCCGGGAGGATCTGACGAGCGGATAGTCCTGTACGCCGTTGTCAGTTCGGTCTTCGCCGCCATCAGCGAAGTCACTTCTCTTTCCTCCGACCGCACGGCCGCCGAACAGCAACGGCTGATACACGCCACGCTGACGGCCATGCGCCCCTCGCACGCGGGCACGCGCGCGGGGACAATCGGCGATCGTGATGCTCACTGAGCACACGCACGCCAGAGAAGAAGGTGAGTTGTCACGCGTGGAAACTGTCAACCTCGGCAAGCTCAATCCGGCCACCTACAAGAGTCTCGCCGCATTCGATGCGACGGCTCAGCAGGCGGCGGTCGACGCCGGACTCGATCCGCTGCTCATCGAGCTGGTGAGAATCCGGGCCTCGCAGATCAATGGCTGCGCATACTGCCTGCGCCTGCACTCGCGCGATGCGATCGC
This region includes:
- a CDS encoding sodium-dependent transporter, translating into MATATMQTHKREAFGSRNVFILSAIGSAVGLGNIWRFPYVAYEGGGGAFLIPYLCALLTAGIPLLFLDYAIGHRFRGSAPLAFRRMHPAAEALGWWQVLICVVIAVYYAVIIAWAGMYTWFSAQLAWGPGKEQEFFLGDFLQTADVAEGGLSTTFLPQVGLPLVAVWVVVIGIMALGVKRGIGRANLVLMPLLTVMFAILVVQALFLPGAMDGLNAFFTPNWEALADPAVWASAYGHIFFSLSVAFGIMVTYASYLKRKTDLTGSGLVVAFANSGFEILAGIGVFAALGFMAHAQGTEVSGVATSGIGLAFIAFPTIVSQATGGSIIGVLFFGALVFAGITSLISILEVIVAALQDKLGWARIRTTLTVSIPLAIVSIALFSTTTALTVLDTADAFVNAFGIMAVALVAIVVVAWILHKLPALQIHLNTRSSFRVGILWRLLLAVLAPIVLGYLFISELVSKISEPYSGYPVWFVAIFGWGMVVALVVLAILLSLLPWSARSHAKDDPEYDEFLLDEQYDPDPETGAVHLPAATESGARS
- a CDS encoding flavin reductase family protein, translated to MFYETDTETSGLPYNPFKASCVPRPIGWISTVDTDGVPNLAPYSQFQNVTWDPPTISVAVNCQPDGRPKDTAANAMATGQLGWSMATERHFDEMVMTNHDLPPAVDEFEYANLESTPSRLIAPPLVAGAPVKFECELQQSIYLPGRTPESSTHLLIARVIGIHIDEDFLTDGMLDIAKMRPLARLGYLDFTVVEKTVQPPTASLRSPDSIAFMAEQKAG
- a CDS encoding TetR/AcrR family transcriptional regulator gives rise to the protein MVALKLSSREIARQAIRDRIQQVAEMLFAEHGYRDTTVGAIATGVGISERTFFRYFATKDDLLFWSFAADTQWVIDTIDAHPVSDDTWDTLHAVVQAALGRLNEEAQRRAALFQRIAAESPHVSAAYLTHLQAFQRRIAEALWLRSRSNLGSEASDRITEGRPGGSDERIVLYAVVSSVFAAISEVTSLSSDRTAAEQQRLIHATLTAMRPSHAGTRAGTIGDRDAH
- a CDS encoding methionine/alanine import family NSS transporter small subunit, whose protein sequence is MTTTAIVMMIIAMVTVWGGLVAAIINLARHPEVAETEPAPPVEL
- a CDS encoding SDR family oxidoreductase; this translates as MDLTLSGSVAVVTGASRGIGVAVTRSLLREGCKVIGIARGSMPEDEDLRNHAGFSYLRADLSDLDAIEALAAVLPGRIDVLVNNVGSAPPRPGGFGSIADRDWLSTLTLNLLAAVRMTRTVLPRIPPGGAVVNVASENSKLADPLVMDYSAAKAGLLSFTKSLSKELGPKGVRVNSISPGPVATDLWLGAGGVAEQVAAATGGRAEQVRAGAESAMPTGRFTRPEEVADLIAVLASPRFGNVTGSDFVIDGGMRPTI
- a CDS encoding GNAT family N-acetyltransferase, which encodes MTRFSHAVTEFWKQPFAGRLTYSDQRLSLIVNPTLDEGERVTVLRTASDSHTAIALSAEVADALECDGTRTDSSPLDEARVRSALAEAGVQLHGADNLYYFPEGYEAEAETASAPGIVRQLTAGDRELFEAFEARASEQDRDDAQVDLEDWAAFGVIVEDRLVSAASTYPWRGSTLADFGVLTLTDERGHGYGRRLVRAMAGHASDLGLELQYRCQVDNAASNALAAAAGLRLFGQWEVPTPPRDDDADSSAD